From Candidatus Cloacimonadota bacterium, one genomic window encodes:
- a CDS encoding phosphatidylinositol kinase: MSQKGCVFNNGILAGEIEKKGDEYVFRYDEKYYSDHNKKAISLTLPKKKREYKSRKLFSFFYGLLAEGMTKEIQCQKLKIDENDHFTRLLKTTNSDTIGGITIKEVK; this comes from the coding sequence ATGTCACAAAAAGGTTGTGTGTTTAATAATGGGATTCTGGCAGGAGAAATCGAGAAAAAAGGCGATGAATATGTTTTCAGATATGATGAGAAATATTACTCTGACCACAACAAAAAAGCAATAAGTTTGACGCTTCCCAAAAAAAAGAGAGAATATAAATCCCGAAAACTTTTCTCTTTTTTCTATGGATTATTAGCTGAAGGAATGACCAAAGAGATCCAATGTCAAAAACTCAAAATTGATGAGAACGATCATTTCACAAGACTTTTGAAAACAACGAATTCAGATACTATCGGTGGAATTACTATCAAGGAAGTAAAATGA
- a CDS encoding transcriptional regulator, with protein sequence MDKKELGKIIKKRRKNLNIDQKSISEISGIAHHTLSDIESGKGNPTFQTLIKILDILGLELQIKPKGI encoded by the coding sequence ATGGATAAAAAAGAATTGGGAAAGATTATAAAAAAGCGTAGGAAAAATCTGAATATCGACCAGAAATCTATTAGTGAAATTTCGGGAATAGCTCATCATACTTTGAGTGATATTGAATCCGGAAAAGGAAATCCGACTTTTCAGACTTTAATTAAAATACTGGATATATTAGGATTAGAACTTCAGATAAAACCAAAAGGAATCTGA
- a CDS encoding tetratricopeptide repeat protein, producing MKKNFFIITFLLIISSIYALTIIKEFEYTAADFEEEKEVRIIALEHLKNLLLEDGGINLQYNIHKEYENVPQELKNLTSKQLAYILSDFCFAKILIDKWDEKVLSLKAEIKIYEDDILDLISDIINDPPKKMELEQAYFESKDLLSQIETLKSDISAIEDEDSKALLLYKYKKLSGQLTAEEWFLKGSISYELEELESKISKFLKKPMKEEFGYDQEFRSKSWANVYSGDYDETIDIENIEPSEIKESTVTTLPNKSISYYEDALILDPDNFFAYNQIGVILLKDFKYDSAIEYFKTALEINPEFPNSHNNLGIAYMKKANYEKAIDCFYEALKYKPQNAIAYNNLGITYMKMFNYNTAIESFLKAVDINPGSASAYFNMGFTYRKMQNYEKAIESFKKAIEIDPHNSDIHFNLGVAYDDIGEDQKAIDSYLKAIFLSPNNAGIYYNLGVSYGNLGNDEMAVQSYLKAIDINPNDAKVYYNLGIAYGNLGKSDKDLEYTKKAAQLGFKPAQDYLKEIDEKWNVD from the coding sequence ATGAAAAAAAACTTTTTTATAATAACCTTTCTTTTGATAATTTCCTCAATCTATGCTTTGACGATCATTAAAGAATTTGAATATACAGCAGCTGATTTCGAGGAAGAAAAAGAAGTACGGATCATAGCCCTTGAACATTTAAAGAACCTGCTTCTGGAAGACGGCGGGATCAATCTCCAATATAATATTCATAAAGAATACGAAAATGTTCCTCAAGAATTAAAAAACCTCACTTCCAAACAGCTGGCTTATATCTTATCTGATTTCTGTTTTGCCAAGATCCTGATCGATAAATGGGATGAAAAAGTTTTGTCTTTAAAAGCAGAGATAAAAATTTATGAAGATGATATTTTGGATTTGATCAGCGATATCATCAATGATCCCCCAAAAAAGATGGAACTGGAGCAAGCATACTTCGAATCAAAAGATCTTCTTTCCCAGATCGAAACTCTTAAATCCGATATTTCAGCTATCGAGGATGAGGATTCTAAAGCTCTTCTCTTATATAAATATAAAAAACTCAGCGGACAATTAACTGCTGAAGAATGGTTTTTGAAGGGAAGTATATCCTATGAATTGGAAGAACTGGAGAGTAAGATCAGTAAATTTTTAAAAAAACCGATGAAAGAGGAATTCGGTTATGATCAGGAATTCAGGAGCAAAAGCTGGGCAAATGTTTACAGCGGTGATTATGATGAAACTATCGATATCGAGAATATTGAGCCTTCTGAGATCAAAGAAAGTACGGTCACAACGCTTCCCAATAAATCGATATCGTATTATGAAGATGCGCTGATCCTGGACCCTGATAATTTCTTTGCTTATAATCAGATTGGAGTAATCTTGTTAAAAGATTTCAAGTATGATTCGGCAATAGAGTATTTCAAAACAGCTCTGGAAATAAATCCGGAATTTCCCAATTCCCATAACAATCTGGGAATTGCTTATATGAAGAAAGCAAATTATGAAAAAGCTATAGATTGTTTTTATGAAGCACTAAAATATAAACCTCAAAATGCTATTGCCTATAATAATCTCGGGATAACTTATATGAAAATGTTCAATTATAATACTGCCATCGAGAGTTTCCTCAAAGCAGTAGATATTAATCCCGGTTCTGCCAGTGCCTATTTTAATATGGGATTTACTTATCGCAAGATGCAGAATTATGAAAAAGCGATTGAAAGCTTCAAAAAAGCGATCGAGATTGATCCCCATAATTCGGATATTCATTTTAATCTCGGAGTTGCTTATGATGATATCGGAGAAGATCAGAAAGCTATAGATAGTTATTTGAAAGCGATTTTCCTGAGTCCTAATAATGCTGGTATTTATTATAATCTGGGAGTTTCTTATGGAAATCTCGGGAATGATGAAATGGCTGTTCAGAGCTATTTGAAAGCCATCGATATCAATCCGAATGATGCTAAAGTATATTATAATTTAGGAATAGCTTACGGGAATTTAGGAAAATCCGATAAAGACCTGGAATACACAAAAAAAGCAGCTCAACTCGGTTTCAAACCGGCACAGGATTATCTGAAAGAAATCGATGAGAAATGGAATGTAGATTAA